A single Lysinibacter sp. HNR DNA region contains:
- a CDS encoding glycosyltransferase — protein MRIALVSLHTNPFDAPGWGDAGGMNVVVRHHAEALADLGHEVEVLTRKIDPNAPDSVLLRPGLTLRTLVAGPIEELSKSAQGVLTSDFEVSMRELAPFDLIHAHHWMSGIAALPLGREWNVPVLMSYHSIAALPGAPLDHGEPPEDHLRVAAEARLAREATRIIAISEAEAQTAIERCGADPERVTVLAPGVDNALFTPLTSVAATASVSAGTSVTASVSTAALGASVNNTFVNESQPPKPAPNDPGYVFIAARLQPLKGIDLAVETLALIPSDIRPRLIVAGEDSIDFAGYRDQLREDAQKAGGGLNITFIGAQTRDRLATWLREAKLVMVPSYSETFGLVALEAAASGVPVIAADTGGLREAVVHGTTGLLLTGRDPHVWAAAIEPLLRDPQRLHTLGVAARHRAEGFDWSLVGERLVALYASLS, from the coding sequence ATGCGTATCGCACTCGTATCACTGCATACGAACCCGTTTGACGCTCCCGGCTGGGGCGACGCGGGGGGCATGAACGTTGTGGTGAGGCACCACGCGGAGGCGCTGGCCGACCTGGGGCACGAGGTGGAGGTTCTCACCAGAAAGATCGACCCGAACGCCCCGGACAGCGTACTCCTACGACCGGGCCTCACGCTGCGCACCCTGGTTGCCGGGCCAATCGAGGAGCTTTCCAAGAGCGCCCAGGGGGTTCTCACCTCCGATTTTGAGGTCTCGATGCGCGAGCTTGCGCCCTTCGACCTGATTCACGCGCACCACTGGATGTCGGGAATTGCGGCGCTTCCCCTGGGCCGGGAGTGGAACGTGCCCGTGCTCATGAGCTACCACTCCATCGCCGCCCTGCCGGGTGCCCCGCTTGATCACGGAGAACCCCCGGAGGATCATCTGCGGGTCGCGGCCGAGGCCCGGCTCGCCCGCGAAGCCACCCGGATCATCGCCATTAGCGAGGCGGAAGCCCAAACCGCCATCGAACGCTGCGGTGCCGACCCCGAGCGCGTCACCGTTCTTGCCCCCGGCGTGGACAATGCACTCTTTACGCCGCTCACGTCGGTGGCTGCCACAGCATCGGTCTCAGCCGGAACGTCAGTCACAGCGTCGGTCTCAACCGCAGCGCTCGGCGCATCCGTAAACAACACCTTCGTCAACGAATCTCAGCCACCGAAGCCCGCACCAAACGATCCGGGATACGTGTTTATCGCAGCCCGGCTCCAGCCCCTCAAGGGAATCGATCTGGCGGTTGAGACCCTCGCCCTCATACCGTCCGATATCCGCCCGCGACTCATCGTGGCGGGGGAAGACTCCATCGACTTCGCCGGTTACCGCGATCAGCTCCGCGAAGACGCACAAAAAGCGGGCGGGGGGCTCAACATTACCTTCATCGGCGCACAAACCCGAGACCGGCTCGCCACCTGGTTACGGGAGGCTAAGCTTGTGATGGTTCCCTCCTACTCCGAAACGTTTGGCCTGGTTGCACTTGAGGCCGCGGCAAGCGGTGTTCCCGTTATTGCCGCCGACACCGGCGGACTCCGCGAGGCGGTTGTCCACGGCACAACCGGCCTACTCCTCACCGGACGAGACCCGCACGTGTGGGCCGCAGCAATCGAGCCGCTACTGCGCGACCCACAGCGCCTCCACACGCTGGGTGTCGCGGCACGCCATCGCGCCGAAGGCTTCGACTGGAGCCTGGTGGGTGAGCGCCTGGTGGCCCTCTACGCATCTTTGAGTTAG
- a CDS encoding YhgE/Pip family protein, with amino-acid sequence MSRLSLDRAHASKKLSPWSLLGLVLVPLLLGATLVWGLWNPADRLNQMTGAVVNNDEPVTRGDQLTPLGRLLAGELVDGDADQNFRWVITDTKDAEEGLANGSYATVVTIPKNFSAAATSFSGDAASAEQATLDIATSPQSKLVDTALAQTVTATAGRVLGQQLTETYLDNLYVGFNTLGDNLSEAGAGATTLADGASQAADGAAQLASGGADLGSGLGTLTSGAQQLSGGVSSLATGARSLSGGAAQLQAGAGSLSSGLNEFAAGLDQTTAQLAPLPDAMNTLSGITANAAGPQTQALHTELSTLANQIAALRDTCTTDCDALNAALNATLNQMGVVSGAATQLLTSVGYTNGYVNGQPGQPGLAAQMAPLTSGLGQAAAAAHQLADGAAQLTQGAAGLTAGAGSLATGAGQAAAGANGLVAGAASAQSGATQLAEGATDLTAGVSSLSEGITSLGTGLTQATDSLPTTTESERANLTSVVATPISTGGSSANFFDATGVPFFATLALWVGALVSFLLLRATPRRAMTAAQSVFALTSRGLLPGIVIGALQGVLVAGIMQFALALSLGEWFAFAALSAVAGVAFSTVNQGLVAVFGGFGRFISMLITVLALAAGIVSTVPAVYDQILSVLPLLTAIDGMRAISEGTGSLGGAFAGLIGWFIVGCLLTLFAVTRKRSLGVSAIPKPRTLTA; translated from the coding sequence ATGTCACGTCTCTCTCTTGATCGCGCCCACGCCTCCAAAAAGCTCTCACCCTGGTCGCTTCTCGGCCTGGTGTTGGTACCGCTCCTCCTGGGGGCCACCCTCGTCTGGGGCCTCTGGAATCCCGCCGACCGCCTCAATCAGATGACGGGTGCCGTAGTAAACAATGACGAGCCTGTCACTCGGGGCGATCAGCTCACGCCCCTGGGTAGGCTGCTCGCGGGAGAGTTGGTCGACGGCGACGCCGACCAAAACTTTCGCTGGGTGATCACCGACACAAAAGATGCCGAGGAGGGCCTGGCCAACGGCAGCTACGCCACTGTGGTCACCATCCCCAAAAATTTCTCCGCGGCGGCCACCTCGTTCTCGGGTGATGCCGCTTCCGCCGAACAGGCAACGCTCGACATCGCCACGTCCCCGCAGAGCAAGCTGGTAGACACCGCGCTCGCCCAAACCGTCACGGCCACGGCTGGCCGGGTGCTCGGGCAGCAGCTCACCGAAACCTACCTCGACAATCTCTACGTGGGTTTTAACACGCTCGGCGACAACCTGAGTGAGGCCGGAGCCGGGGCCACCACTCTGGCCGACGGGGCAAGCCAGGCGGCAGACGGCGCCGCACAGCTCGCGTCCGGTGGGGCTGATCTTGGCTCGGGTCTCGGCACGCTCACCTCGGGCGCCCAACAGCTCAGCGGCGGGGTGTCCTCCCTCGCCACCGGGGCGCGCTCGCTCAGCGGCGGAGCCGCGCAGCTTCAAGCGGGGGCGGGCTCCCTCTCCTCGGGACTCAACGAGTTTGCGGCGGGTCTCGACCAGACCACGGCTCAGCTAGCCCCTCTTCCGGACGCGATGAACACCCTCTCGGGCATCACGGCAAACGCCGCCGGTCCACAAACTCAGGCACTACACACCGAGCTCAGCACCCTGGCAAACCAGATCGCGGCACTCCGCGACACCTGCACCACGGATTGTGACGCGCTTAACGCCGCCCTCAACGCGACGCTGAACCAAATGGGTGTCGTATCGGGTGCCGCCACACAGCTTCTCACCTCGGTGGGATACACCAATGGATACGTTAACGGGCAACCCGGCCAGCCCGGGCTGGCCGCCCAAATGGCTCCCCTCACCTCCGGCCTGGGACAGGCCGCAGCCGCCGCACACCAGCTGGCGGATGGCGCGGCGCAGCTCACCCAGGGCGCAGCGGGCCTCACGGCCGGGGCGGGCAGCCTCGCCACCGGTGCAGGCCAGGCAGCCGCCGGCGCAAACGGGCTGGTCGCGGGCGCGGCTTCCGCACAGTCCGGGGCCACACAGTTGGCAGAGGGGGCCACCGACCTCACCGCGGGAGTCTCCTCTCTCAGCGAGGGGATCACCTCCCTGGGAACCGGACTCACCCAGGCCACCGACAGCCTCCCCACCACAACCGAGAGCGAACGGGCAAACTTGACCTCGGTTGTCGCAACCCCCATCAGCACCGGCGGCTCCAGCGCCAACTTTTTTGACGCCACCGGGGTTCCCTTCTTTGCCACGCTGGCCCTCTGGGTGGGTGCCCTCGTGAGCTTCCTGCTGCTGCGCGCGACCCCGCGCCGCGCTATGACCGCCGCGCAATCCGTGTTTGCTCTTACCTCGCGCGGCCTGCTTCCCGGAATTGTTATCGGTGCGCTTCAGGGCGTGCTCGTTGCGGGCATCATGCAGTTTGCACTCGCCCTCAGCCTGGGTGAATGGTTTGCGTTTGCCGCACTCTCCGCGGTTGCGGGCGTTGCCTTTAGCACGGTCAATCAGGGACTGGTTGCGGTGTTTGGTGGGTTCGGTCGCTTTATCTCAATGCTCATCACGGTTCTTGCGCTTGCCGCCGGTATCGTCTCTACCGTCCCCGCCGTGTACGACCAAATTCTCTCGGTGCTCCCTCTGCTGACCGCAATCGACGGTATGCGGGCGATCTCCGAGGGAACCGGCAGCCTGGGAGGAGCGTTCGCGGGACTCATCGGGTGGTTTATCGTGGGTTGCCTACTCACCCTCTTTGCGGTTACGCGGAAGCGTTCCTTGGGTGTCTCCGCTATCCCCAAACCAAGGACGCTTACGGCGTAA
- a CDS encoding MMPL family transporter gives MSSLLYSLGRWSFRSRRLVVALWIAVLAAVGGGAFFFNQGTDNTFSIPGTESQEALTSLRNTFPEVSGTSAQIVIVAPEGSTVDNGAVEGSVKDAIERIDNITQVSAAVSPFNENISGTISDDQRAAVITVQLDGSLPDITQDTKDALNQAGDDLRADLPSSFEVSVGGEIFSQSFPSLSIVELLGVLIALVVLLLTLGAFVAAGMPLLNALLGVAVSVALIFLATVFGPVSSTTPMLALMLGLAVGIDYALFVLSRHQEQLIDGLTPEESAAKAVATAGSAVIFAGLTVIISLLGLAVANIPFLTVMGVAAAGAVAIAVLISITLTPALLGFAGLKILPRRKRKALAARAAAAAGSIEDEAAALSSEVSPDIATASAGTDTGGTRNRIQTDTVTTASATASARTEAFGATSAATARTASEHTTASSSIEDAAVTHTNPTQSPTPTTPSHEQPAKRGFFSGWVRAVTRFPLVTILAVVAALGVATIPALDLRLALPDAGTLPEDNQARVTYDLLSENFGPGFNGPLIVTGSIVSSTDPVGLMQDIGNELRELDGVAAVPLATPNQTADTGIVQVVPEGSPESEETKALVQEIRSLHDHFLDEYGVDLSVTGFTAVGIDISDRLGGALLPFGILVVGLSLVLLTMVFRSIWVPIKATLGYLLSVGASFGVVSAVFGWGWFAEPLHLTSTGPVISFMPIILMGVLFGLAMDYEVFLVSRIREEYVHGGDAQKAIHKGFLGSARVVTAAAVIMFAIFAAFVPEGDSSLKPIALGLAVGVFVDAFIVRMTLVPAVLALLGDRAWWIPRWLDRLLPSFDIEGEGVQHELALAAWPSANSTAAITASHLSLNAQGDTGTTSIGAPVLFNNLDLSVAENGSLVVTGGTPEARRALLLTLSGRLPHFMGQLKVAGSVLPQRGVRVRSRTSLVLAADSSNPLLDLRAALSDSPSIVFVDAADSLIDAAGIDAVHSALEHARDHARSRGTSLAYVFACADSSALLKTLDALATEETQRPTVLNLDTHTAAPTLEKVL, from the coding sequence GTGTCATCGCTGCTTTACTCCCTCGGCCGTTGGTCATTTCGTAGCCGACGCCTCGTTGTTGCTCTCTGGATAGCGGTTCTTGCCGCGGTTGGTGGCGGTGCCTTCTTCTTCAACCAGGGAACCGACAACACCTTCTCCATCCCCGGCACAGAGTCACAGGAAGCTCTCACCTCGCTACGAAACACCTTCCCCGAGGTATCGGGCACCTCCGCCCAGATTGTGATTGTTGCCCCCGAAGGCAGCACAGTTGATAACGGCGCAGTCGAAGGTAGCGTTAAAGATGCCATCGAGCGCATCGACAACATCACCCAGGTAAGCGCCGCCGTCTCGCCATTTAATGAAAACATCAGCGGTACCATCTCGGACGACCAGCGAGCGGCCGTGATCACGGTTCAGCTCGATGGATCCCTCCCCGACATCACCCAAGACACCAAGGACGCCCTCAACCAGGCCGGAGATGATCTCCGCGCCGACCTACCCAGCAGCTTTGAGGTTTCCGTGGGGGGCGAGATATTCTCGCAGTCGTTCCCCTCACTCAGCATTGTTGAACTCCTGGGCGTGCTCATTGCCCTGGTTGTGCTCCTGCTCACGCTCGGGGCGTTTGTTGCGGCGGGAATGCCCCTGCTCAACGCGCTTCTGGGGGTAGCAGTCTCGGTGGCTCTCATCTTCCTCGCCACAGTATTTGGTCCCGTCTCCTCCACCACTCCGATGCTCGCGCTTATGCTGGGTCTTGCGGTGGGAATCGACTATGCACTCTTTGTGCTCTCCCGGCACCAAGAACAACTGATCGACGGGCTTACCCCGGAGGAGTCCGCCGCAAAGGCCGTGGCCACCGCGGGTTCCGCCGTTATCTTTGCCGGGCTCACCGTGATCATTTCGCTGCTCGGACTCGCGGTCGCCAACATCCCTTTCCTCACCGTGATGGGTGTGGCGGCCGCCGGGGCGGTCGCCATCGCGGTGCTCATCTCCATCACCCTCACTCCCGCCCTACTCGGCTTTGCCGGGCTCAAGATCCTGCCCCGCAGGAAACGTAAGGCGCTCGCCGCCCGCGCCGCGGCCGCTGCGGGATCAATCGAGGACGAGGCCGCCGCCCTCAGTTCCGAGGTCTCGCCCGACATCGCAACCGCGAGTGCGGGCACGGACACGGGCGGAACACGGAACCGCATCCAAACCGACACCGTAACAACCGCGAGCGCAACGGCATCCGCACGCACAGAAGCATTCGGAGCAACATCCGCAGCAACCGCGCGCACAGCATCCGAGCACACAACAGCATCCTCATCAATCGAGGACGCCGCAGTTACCCATACCAATCCGACTCAGAGCCCGACCCCTACCACACCCTCACATGAGCAACCCGCCAAGCGCGGCTTCTTTAGCGGCTGGGTTCGCGCGGTCACCCGGTTCCCGCTCGTCACAATCCTCGCCGTGGTCGCCGCCCTCGGGGTGGCAACCATTCCGGCTCTCGACCTGCGACTGGCGCTGCCCGACGCCGGAACCCTTCCCGAGGACAACCAGGCCCGCGTCACCTACGACCTCCTCTCCGAAAACTTTGGCCCCGGATTTAACGGCCCCCTCATCGTGACGGGCTCGATCGTGTCGAGCACCGACCCGGTTGGCCTCATGCAAGACATCGGCAACGAGCTCCGCGAACTCGACGGTGTTGCCGCGGTTCCCCTGGCCACACCCAACCAAACCGCCGATACCGGCATTGTTCAGGTGGTGCCCGAGGGATCTCCCGAGTCCGAGGAGACAAAAGCCCTGGTACAGGAGATCCGCTCGCTGCACGACCACTTCCTCGACGAATACGGGGTCGACCTTTCGGTCACGGGATTCACCGCCGTGGGCATCGACATCTCCGACCGCCTCGGTGGGGCACTGCTTCCCTTTGGCATCCTGGTTGTTGGGCTATCCCTCGTGCTGCTCACCATGGTGTTCCGATCAATCTGGGTGCCCATTAAGGCTACGCTCGGCTACCTCCTCTCGGTGGGAGCCTCCTTCGGGGTGGTCTCCGCCGTGTTCGGGTGGGGCTGGTTTGCGGAACCGCTGCACCTGACAAGCACCGGGCCCGTCATCAGCTTTATGCCCATCATCCTGATGGGAGTTCTCTTTGGACTGGCCATGGACTACGAAGTTTTCCTGGTGTCCCGCATCCGCGAAGAATACGTCCACGGCGGCGACGCACAAAAGGCGATCCACAAGGGTTTCCTGGGGTCGGCCCGGGTGGTAACGGCCGCGGCCGTCATCATGTTTGCGATTTTTGCCGCGTTTGTTCCCGAGGGTGACTCCTCGCTCAAACCGATCGCGCTGGGCCTCGCGGTGGGTGTCTTTGTTGACGCGTTTATCGTGCGAATGACCCTGGTTCCCGCCGTCCTGGCGCTGCTCGGTGATCGCGCCTGGTGGATTCCCCGCTGGCTCGACCGGCTCCTGCCCTCCTTCGATATTGAGGGCGAGGGCGTACAGCACGAGCTAGCACTTGCGGCTTGGCCGTCGGCAAACTCCACCGCGGCAATCACCGCCAGCCACCTCAGCCTCAATGCTCAGGGAGACACCGGCACCACCTCAATCGGGGCACCCGTCCTCTTTAATAACCTCGACCTCTCGGTTGCCGAAAACGGTTCCCTCGTGGTCACGGGAGGCACCCCCGAGGCCCGTCGGGCGCTACTGCTCACGCTCTCGGGAAGGCTCCCCCACTTTATGGGGCAGCTCAAGGTTGCGGGTAGTGTGCTGCCGCAGCGCGGGGTTCGGGTGCGCTCGCGCACGAGCCTGGTGTTGGCGGCGGACTCCTCCAACCCGCTACTCGACCTGCGAGCCGCACTCTCGGACTCACCCAGCATTGTGTTTGTTGACGCAGCGGATTCGCTCATTGATGCCGCGGGAATAGACGCTGTGCACTCCGCCCTTGAACACGCCCGTGACCACGCCCGATCGCGCGGCACGTCACTGGCCTACGTTTTTGCCTGCGCAGACAGCTCCGCCCTTCTCAAAACGCTGGATGCTCTCGCCACAGAAGAGACCCAGCGTCCCACCGTTCTCAATCTCGATACCCACACCGCAGCCCCCACCCTGGAGAAGGTTCTCTAA
- a CDS encoding TetR family transcriptional regulator, which produces MEGVNPRDTTPTADLRARTESARRQKTRDRLIDAAFEEFAERGISAASVESISERAGFTRGAFYSNFSSKEELFFALMERENTKKIEALDADIAAVLPQLAADPLSLTEELVARVAQQALQGQVFDRRWCLVQEEFALLALRSEEVAAEYRVFREKLYEGMAEVVQYALATAGLTFKGDPIDVIKLLSGMHEFAIRGVLLDPESEESIDRMLSLLPQIILGLVKPVDAGSTISAGLAEGGLGSNP; this is translated from the coding sequence ATGGAAGGGGTAAACCCTAGGGATACCACCCCCACCGCTGATCTTAGGGCTCGTACGGAGAGCGCGCGCCGCCAAAAAACACGCGATCGTCTTATCGATGCTGCCTTTGAAGAATTCGCAGAGAGGGGCATCTCCGCGGCGTCTGTCGAGAGTATTTCCGAGCGCGCTGGTTTCACTCGTGGTGCGTTTTACTCAAACTTCTCCAGCAAAGAAGAGCTTTTTTTCGCGCTGATGGAGAGAGAAAACACCAAAAAGATTGAGGCTCTCGACGCCGATATCGCGGCGGTTCTTCCCCAGCTGGCGGCAGACCCTCTTTCGCTCACCGAAGAGCTTGTGGCGCGTGTGGCGCAGCAGGCGCTTCAGGGACAGGTGTTTGATCGTCGCTGGTGCCTTGTGCAGGAAGAGTTTGCGCTACTCGCCCTGCGTAGCGAAGAGGTTGCGGCGGAGTACCGGGTGTTTCGCGAGAAACTCTACGAGGGAATGGCTGAGGTCGTGCAGTATGCCCTCGCCACCGCGGGCCTCACCTTTAAGGGCGACCCGATCGACGTGATCAAACTTTTGAGCGGAATGCACGAGTTTGCCATCAGGGGGGTGCTTCTCGACCCGGAGTCCGAGGAATCCATCGACCGTATGCTCAGCCTCCTACCGCAGATCATTCTGGGCTTGGTGAAACCCGTGGACGCGGGGTCGACGATTTCGGCGGGGTTGGCCGAGGGCGGTTTGGGGTCCAATCCGTAA
- a CDS encoding alpha/beta fold hydrolase yields the protein MSVKFLKGVFAPVNIGREDTLRAMERLSASTHLVSSAEHLVRPQNLQEGSLGDWKIIRDRYQFMPAWRRKILDLVSQPLMTRALHAGRIFASASLLLPTGARTRTVANAYLATSSALLYPRHNFGSDGSDQVSFQTSAVAFVARATKNERVQDNAIWYLALQDALSYAVSGWVKLFGASWRSGTAVPGVMRTIGYGNKYLWKLFKDRPKFAQFAAHGMLAFEGLFPLVLFARGRLTRPFIAASIGFHTFIAGSMGLGRFFTAFGSMLPAIAYVTNRRAKSHLVPTVTAASVGATLFGGVLSGILRSARIRKLRTENHCVTTQNGNTLYYDWRRGTAGAPVLILDHGLFSTPQHFAWIIKHLTADIDIITYWRAGYGPSINTTGDYSVEEVAHDLTDLIADLPPDIGPVFLGGHSLGGLVARRASELTTRPITGVIYLDSSHPGQLAISAHQRRGAEGFAQALTGVSSSLVLGLGWILQRPEWLSKLPRAVQPSILDQYRNSRMWAAGVREWKWANRMFRRSSNTRLALLDTPTLVITAEATLRVDDAQDRLHQELADSHTGGSQRVVIREADHDSILTNQNHAAATADAVNNFIKQVVHS from the coding sequence TTGTCGGTTAAATTCTTGAAGGGTGTCTTTGCGCCGGTCAACATCGGTCGTGAAGATACCCTTCGCGCTATGGAACGTCTCAGTGCTAGTACTCATCTGGTCTCTAGCGCGGAACATCTCGTTCGGCCCCAGAACCTCCAAGAAGGCTCTTTAGGCGACTGGAAAATCATTCGTGATCGTTATCAATTCATGCCTGCTTGGCGCCGGAAAATTCTTGATCTAGTATCACAGCCTCTTATGACACGGGCGCTTCACGCGGGAAGAATCTTTGCCTCTGCCTCTCTTCTGCTTCCTACAGGCGCACGGACCCGTACGGTCGCTAACGCATACCTGGCAACGTCATCCGCGTTACTTTACCCACGACATAATTTCGGTAGTGATGGTTCCGATCAAGTATCCTTTCAAACCTCTGCGGTTGCTTTTGTCGCGAGAGCGACTAAGAACGAACGTGTCCAAGACAACGCGATCTGGTACCTCGCACTACAGGACGCGTTGTCCTACGCTGTTTCTGGTTGGGTCAAACTCTTTGGCGCTTCCTGGCGCAGCGGCACAGCAGTTCCCGGGGTGATGCGCACGATCGGTTATGGGAACAAGTACCTGTGGAAACTCTTCAAAGACCGCCCTAAGTTTGCGCAGTTTGCAGCACACGGTATGCTCGCTTTCGAAGGACTTTTCCCCCTTGTGCTTTTCGCTCGAGGCCGCCTCACCCGCCCTTTCATCGCGGCATCTATCGGGTTCCATACCTTTATCGCGGGTTCCATGGGGCTGGGTCGCTTCTTCACCGCGTTTGGTTCCATGCTCCCCGCCATCGCCTACGTCACAAACCGCCGTGCAAAGTCACACCTGGTCCCCACTGTAACCGCGGCAAGCGTCGGCGCTACCCTTTTCGGGGGTGTCCTCTCTGGGATCTTACGTAGTGCACGCATCCGAAAGCTCCGTACCGAGAACCATTGCGTCACTACCCAAAATGGCAACACCCTCTACTACGACTGGAGGCGTGGTACCGCCGGTGCTCCCGTGCTTATCCTGGACCACGGCCTGTTCTCCACCCCACAACATTTTGCGTGGATCATCAAGCATCTAACCGCAGACATCGACATCATTACGTATTGGCGTGCCGGTTACGGTCCGAGCATCAACACCACTGGTGATTACAGTGTTGAAGAAGTCGCACACGACCTAACCGACCTCATTGCTGATCTCCCACCAGACATCGGACCGGTCTTCCTCGGCGGTCACTCTCTCGGCGGGCTGGTCGCACGCCGCGCCTCTGAGCTCACCACACGACCAATCACCGGTGTGATCTATCTGGATTCCTCCCACCCCGGACAGCTTGCGATCTCCGCTCATCAACGACGTGGCGCTGAGGGATTTGCTCAGGCTCTTACCGGGGTTTCCTCTAGCCTTGTCCTGGGGTTGGGGTGGATACTTCAACGCCCCGAATGGCTCTCTAAACTACCTCGGGCAGTTCAACCGTCAATACTCGACCAGTACAGAAACTCTCGAATGTGGGCCGCGGGAGTGCGGGAGTGGAAATGGGCGAACAGGATGTTCCGGCGTAGCAGTAACACTCGTCTTGCCCTTCTTGACACACCCACCCTGGTGATCACTGCTGAGGCCACGCTTCGTGTCGATGACGCGCAGGATCGCCTTCACCAAGAACTTGCTGATAGTCATACCGGTGGGAGTCAACGAGTAGTGATTCGTGAGGCCGATCACGACTCAATACTCACGAACCAAAATCATGCCGCAGCCACAGCCGACGCGGTCAACAACTTTATCAAGCAGGTGGTGCACTCGTGA
- a CDS encoding class I SAM-dependent methyltransferase produces MTHTTPYTDYGTQFAEIYDDLFPREHITDADTSWLAEHIPPGSPHILELGVGTGRVALPLWETLTRRGDTPMFVGIDISREMLNQLATKDPHAHIDRRQGDIAHEDLGSNGYDTILCLCATISMLTDHTAQQDTFRAAAKALKPGGHLIVETHNSALIQALNPSGAGAYAVPYPGGQRMLVTFSELNGNQWTVNHCWINNGVATFGNESSSVTTLAELDTYATEAGLTPVTHTSGLSGNPLQDHDATVCATYIKPHNS; encoded by the coding sequence ATGACACACACCACTCCCTACACCGACTATGGAACTCAGTTTGCGGAAATCTATGATGATCTCTTTCCCCGTGAGCACATCACTGACGCTGATACCTCCTGGCTTGCGGAGCATATCCCGCCCGGGTCACCACACATTCTTGAACTCGGTGTTGGTACCGGGCGGGTTGCTCTTCCTCTCTGGGAAACACTCACCAGGCGAGGGGATACACCTATGTTTGTGGGTATTGATATCTCTCGCGAGATGCTGAATCAACTTGCTACTAAGGATCCTCATGCCCACATCGACAGACGTCAGGGCGATATCGCGCACGAGGACCTCGGCTCAAACGGCTACGACACCATTCTCTGCCTGTGCGCTACTATCTCAATGCTCACCGATCACACTGCACAGCAAGATACCTTTCGGGCGGCGGCAAAAGCTCTCAAGCCCGGAGGACACCTCATTGTTGAAACGCATAACAGTGCACTTATTCAAGCATTGAATCCCTCAGGAGCCGGAGCCTATGCTGTCCCCTACCCCGGTGGACAGAGAATGCTCGTTACCTTCTCCGAGCTCAATGGAAACCAATGGACCGTGAACCACTGCTGGATTAACAACGGAGTTGCCACTTTTGGTAACGAGTCCAGCAGCGTGACCACACTTGCTGAGCTTGATACCTACGCTACAGAAGCAGGTCTCACACCCGTCACGCATACCTCAGGTCTGAGTGGTAATCCGCTGCAAGACCACGACGCGACAGTCTGCGCAACCTACATAAAACCACACAACAGTTAG
- a CDS encoding ribonuclease H — protein sequence MTIRVAADGSALGNPGPAGWAWYVNDERWGAGGWKHATNNQAELTAVLELLRATKHVDDELLILCDSQYVINCLTQWMPGWKRKGWRKADGKPVLNVGILQELDAELQGRNYRFEWVKGHANHPLNEAADTRARAVAEAYQRGQAVPSGPGWNRNGSCVPVTEFTQGSAYNTAPEPPGGTEHNTVFDDPTHDATHDTAADRALFGPASHSEQPSLFSFEDDRPQEVYHLTIELNDVEMLRLSELASARGLSLSDALRSLIRNGV from the coding sequence ATGACAATTCGTGTTGCGGCAGACGGATCTGCGCTTGGAAACCCGGGGCCCGCGGGCTGGGCCTGGTACGTTAACGACGAGCGTTGGGGCGCTGGTGGATGGAAACACGCCACCAACAATCAGGCAGAACTCACGGCGGTACTGGAGCTTTTGCGCGCAACAAAACACGTGGATGACGAGCTTCTCATCCTCTGCGACAGTCAATACGTTATTAACTGCCTCACCCAGTGGATGCCGGGCTGGAAACGTAAAGGATGGCGCAAGGCCGATGGCAAACCGGTGCTCAACGTTGGCATCCTTCAGGAACTCGACGCGGAACTCCAGGGCCGCAACTACCGTTTTGAGTGGGTCAAGGGCCACGCCAATCACCCTCTCAATGAGGCGGCAGATACCCGCGCCCGCGCGGTCGCGGAGGCGTATCAGCGCGGCCAAGCCGTCCCGAGCGGTCCGGGCTGGAACCGCAACGGTTCATGCGTCCCGGTAACAGAGTTCACGCAGGGTTCGGCGTACAACACGGCACCCGAGCCTCCAGGTGGCACGGAACACAACACGGTATTCGACGACCCCACACATGACGCAACGCACGACACAGCCGCCGACAGGGCATTATTCGGCCCCGCATCCCACAGTGAGCAGCCCTCTCTATTCTCCTTCGAAGATGACAGGCCACAGGAGGTGTATCACCTCACTATCGAGTTGAACGATGTCGAGATGTTACGCCTTTCCGAACTGGCCTCGGCTCGCGGGCTGAGTCTCTCCGATGCTCTCCGTTCCCTCATACGCAACGGAGTTTAG